The following coding sequences lie in one Arachis stenosperma cultivar V10309 chromosome 5, arast.V10309.gnm1.PFL2, whole genome shotgun sequence genomic window:
- the LOC130981923 gene encoding F-box/kelch-repeat protein At1g26930-like, whose product MFEGRSCVVSRLFPSSCQAENNWSYMKYLPELDIKNNGKRPAENIASEDENRPRKYTRMLDSKQKSLEDNENSVVSQEDQETIETLSICQDGNEAGDWTDDQSLAEQEQHDDDDDDDDDDSLEFGEHQSDQQQQGEHEDFLDSSIHQSDEEQQEDELVADDSLDSGVRQPNEEQQRVELRDLLDSGVQLELAVNLLESCGQQSDDHQQNHAGGSSDSGSLLPRMNRDSSITCLSRCSRSDYGSLASLNRGFRNVIRSGELYKWRRLNGIMEHWIYFSYALLEWEAYDPIRQRWMHLPRMASNECFMCSDKESLAVGTDLLVFGRELQSLVIYRYSLLTNSWSSGMRMNAPRCLFGSASLGEVAILAGGCDSDGRILDSAELYNSETQTWELLPSMKKPRKMCSGVFMDGKFYVIGGIGGSESKLLTCGEEYDLQTRTWTEIPSMSPGRSNRGSEMPAMAEAPPLVAVVNNELYAADYADMEVKKYDKERKLWIVIGRLPERAVSMNGWGLAFRACGNRLMVIGGPRTHGEGFIELNSWVPGEGPPQWNLLARKRSGNFVYNCAVMGC is encoded by the coding sequence ATGTTCGAAGGTCGTTCCTGTGTGGTTTCGAGATTGTTTCCTAGCTCGTGCCAGGCAGAGAACAACTGGTCTTACATGAAATACCTGCCTGAGTTGGACATCAAGAATAATGGCAAGCGCCCTGCGGAAAATATTGCATCCGAGGATGAGAATCGTCCGAGGAAGTATACTAGGATGTTGGACTCCAAACAGAAATCCCTTGAGGATAATGAGAATTCTGTAGTTTCCCAAGAGGATCAGGAAACCATTGAGACATTGAGTATCTGCCAAGATGGCAACGAAGCTGGTGATTGGACTGATGACCAGTCATTGGCTGAACAAGAAcagcatgatgatgatgatgatgatgatgatgatgattcaCTGGAATTTGGTGAGCATCAATCTGATCAACAGCAGCAGGGTGAACATGAGGATTTCTTGGATTCAAGTATTCATCAATCAGACGAAGAACAGCAAGAGGATGAACTTGTGGCAGATGATTCATTAGATTCTGGTGTTCGGCAACCGAATGAAGAACAGCAGCGGGTTGAACTCAGGGATTTATTAGATTCCGGTGTTCAGCTTGAGCTTGCTGTGAATTTATTGGAATCATGTGGTCAGCAATCTGATGACCACCAGCAGAACCATGCTGGGGGTTCATCAGATTCTGGCTCTCTCTTGCCACGCATGAACCGGGACAGCTCAATCACCTGTCTCAGCCGTTGCTCAAGGTCAGATTATGGCTCTCTTGCCTCTCTGAATAGGGGCTTCCGCAATGTAATCCGAAGCGGTGAGCTTTATAAATGGAGGAGACTAAATGGTATCATGGAACATTGGATTTATTTCTCCTATGCTCTCCTTGAATGGGAGGCCTATGATCCGATCCGTCAGCGATGGATGCATTTGCCAAGGATGGCCTCTAATGAGTGCTTCATGTGTTCGGATAAGGAATCTTTAGCCGTAGGTACCGATCTTCTTGTATTTGGGAGGGAGCTGCAATCTCTTGTTATATACAGATATAGTCTTTTGACAAACTCGTGGTCCTCCGGAATGAGGATGAATGCTCCGAGATGCTTGTTTGGCTCTGCTAGCCTCGGAGAGGTTGCAATCTTAGCTGGTGGGTGTGATTCTGATGGGCGTATCCTTGACTCTGCAGAGCTATACAATTCTGAGACTCAAACATGGGAATTACTCCCAAGCATGAAGAAACCCCGGAAGATGTGTTCCGGGGTATTCATGGATGGGAAGTTTTATGTTATAGGTGGAATCGGAGGAAGCGAGTCGAAGCTTCTTACATGTGGTGAGGAGTATGATTTACAGACTAGGACTTGGACCGAGATTCCTAGCATGTCCCCTGGACGTAGCAACAGGGGGTCGGAGATGCCTGCAATGGCCGAGGCACCTCCATTGGTTGCAGTTGTAAATAATGAATTGTATGCTGCTGATTATGCTGACATGGAGGTTAAGAAATACGATAAGGAAAGAAAATTGTGGATTGTGATTGGGAGACTGCCGGAGCGGGCAGTGTCGATGAATGGTTGGGGTCTCGCATTCAGGGCCTGCGGAAATAGGCTTATGGTTATTGGTGGACCTAGAACTCATGGCGAGGGATTCATCGAACTCAATTCATGGGTGCCGGGTGAAGGTCCTCCACAGTGGAATCTACTCGCTAGAAAACGGTCCGGTAACTTTGTCTATAACTGCGCCGTGATGGGATGCTGA
- the LOC130983127 gene encoding uncharacterized protein LOC130983127, whose translation MKLCPRRKDVMRQCAFKGESGNTGNEATPPSSAMFKTESVGIFMSSMPETQSSESFDAGESTQKEDDVFHTPPEKSSVPSSGEKPLDDCTLNPELDASDESLEFVDFGDSQGINLDRDSDLGFSETQRDQKELVSWSHRGIKRDGVDEDTDELQVKKSKISEPQSGSDFSRAYLGIESLETPESNEHCMGLVDVEHLQVLPAEGQVSGANEVSMLENECNEENQNMENSACGLEFSPEENVQKKNKSSFIFDVLRFLAEREVEKLNSDNKEAGGAAAPAAAPAAAAADDDDLNVVEIDGIDFPRPRWWPNNNKDLSH comes from the coding sequence ATGAAACTTTGCCCTCGCAGGAAAGACGTAATGCGACAGTGTGCCTTTAAGGGAGAATCTGGTAACACCGGCAACGAGGCTACGCCACCGAGTTCTGCCATGTTCAAGACGGAATCTGTCGGCATCTTCATGTCTTCGATGCCGGAGACTCAGAGTTCTGAAAGCTTTGACGCCGGTGAAAGCACTCAGAAGGAAGACGACGTTTTCCACACGCCGCCTGAGAAGTCGTCGGTTCCCAGCTCCGGCGAGAAGCCGTTGGATGACTGCACGCTCAATCCGGAGCTTGATGCTTCCGATGAGTCTCTGGAGTTCGTCGATTTTGGTGATTCCCAGGGCATCAATTTGGATAGGGACTCTGATTTAGGGTTTTCGGAGACACAAAGGGATCAAAAGGAATTGGTCTCTTGGAGCCATCGGGGAATTAAACGAGATGGTGTTGATGAAGATACTGATGAGTTGCAGGTTAAAAAATCGAAAATCTCCGAGCCACAATCAGGTAGTGATTTTTCTAGGGCTTATTTGGGGATTGAATCTCTGGAAACCCCAGAGAGTAATGAGCATTGCATGGGGCTTGTTGATGTTGAACATCTGCAAGTTCTTCCTGCTGAGGGACAAGTGAGTGGGGCCAATGAAGTCTCAATGCTTGAGAATGAATGTAATGAAGAAAATCAAAACATGGAGAATTCAGCTTGTGGATTGGAGTTTTCTCCAGAAGAAAATGTTCAGAAGAAAAATAAGAGCTCCTTTATTTTCGATGTTTTGAGGTTTCTAGCAGAGAGAGAAGTTGAGAAATTGAACTCTGATAACAAGGAAGCGGGTGGTGCTGCTGCCCCTGCTGCTGCccctgctgctgctgctgctgatgatgatgatttgaATGTTGTGGAGATTGATGGCATTGATTTCCCTCGTCCAAGGTGGTGGCCTAACAACAACAAAGACTTGTCCCACTAG